Proteins from a genomic interval of Papaver somniferum cultivar HN1 chromosome 4, ASM357369v1, whole genome shotgun sequence:
- the LOC113272094 gene encoding protein 108-like, producing the protein MAGIKKSGVSSVYYTSAALFLMLMTLGAEIKSVRSQSCLQDITNLNVCAPFVLPGQGVALPTAECCGALQRVDQNCICNTLRIAARIPRACNLPALTCGDAPEKDGKWVVRDNEGKVAGVSP; encoded by the exons ATGGCAGGAATTAAGAAATCTGGTGTTTCTTCTGTTTACTATACTTCAGCTGCATTGTTTCTCATGCTGATGACTTTAGGAGCTGAAATCAAGTCAGTTCGATCACAGTCTTGCCTCCAGGATATTACTAATCTCAACGTATGCGCACCATTTGTTCTTCCCGGGCAAGGTGTTGCATTACCCACCGCTGAATGCTGCGGCGCCCTGCAACGAGTTGATCAGAACTGCATTTGTAACACTCTTCGCATTGCTGCTCGTATCCCTAGAGCTTGCAATCTCCCAGCTCTAACATGTG GTGATGCACCAGAGAAAGATGGAAAATGGGTAGTACGTGACAATGAGGGCAAGGTAGCAGGTGTTTCACCTTAG